In Calonectris borealis chromosome 20, bCalBor7.hap1.2, whole genome shotgun sequence, a genomic segment contains:
- the SUZ12 gene encoding LOW QUALITY PROTEIN: polycomb protein SUZ12 (The sequence of the model RefSeq protein was modified relative to this genomic sequence to represent the inferred CDS: inserted 2 bases in 1 codon), translating into MGEWGRRARRGRRVRLVVALRXERSGGDLEELELGASPPPASPHPPQPPPPSPLGLRPAGALSGARPMAPQKHGGGAGPSSGSAGGAAGGGGGGGGGGGGGFGGSAAAAAPGGKSGGAAGGGGGGGGSGYSGGSSASSAAAAAAAALPPVKKPKMEQIQADHELFLQAFEKPTQIYRFLRTRNLIAPIFLHRTLTYMSHRNSRTNIKRKTFKVDDMLSKVEKMKGEQESHSLSAHLQLTFTGFFHKNDKPSQNSENEQNSVTLEVLLVKVCHKKRKDVSCPIRQVPTGKKQVPLNPDLSQIKPGNFPSLAVSSNEFEPSNSHMVKSYSLLFRVTRPGRREFNGLINGETNENIDVNEELPARRKRNSSNREDGEKTFVAQMTVFDKNRRLQLLDGEYEVAMQEMEECPISKKRATWETILDGKRLPPFETFSQGPTLQFTLRWTGDTNDKSTAPIAKPLATRNSESLPQENKPNSVKPTQTIAVKESLPTDLQTRKERDVLNEPRQKLRIFYQFLYNNNTRQQTEARDDLHCPWCTLNCRKLYSLLKHLKLCHSRFIFNYVYHPKGARIDVSINECYDGSYAGNPQDIHRQPGFAFSRNGPVKRTPITHILVCRPKRTKASMSEFLESEDGEVEQQRTYSSGHNRLYFHSDTCLPLRPQEMEVDSEDEKDPEWLREKTITQIEEFSDVNEGEKEVMKLWNLHVMKHGFIADNQMNHACMLFVENYGQKIIKKNLCRNFMLHLVSMHDFNLISIMSIDKAVARLREMQQKLEKGESASPTDEESSEEQSGTTNGYSENNMRERISEMDSISGVTKQSKKQKL; encoded by the exons ATGGGCGAGTGGGGGAGGCGGGCGCGTCGTGGTCGTCGGGTTCGGCTGGTCGTAGCGCTGAG AGAGCGGAGCGGAGGAGACTTAGAGGAGTTGGAGCTCGGcgcttcccctccccccgcctcACCCCACCCGCCccagccgccccctccctccccgctcggTCTCCGTCCTGCCGGGGCCCTCTCGGGGGCCAGGCCCATGGCTCCTCAGAAGCACGGTGGAGGTGCGGGGCCCAGCTCGGGCTCCGCTGGCGGCGCcgccggaggaggaggtggcggcggaggcggcggcggcggggggttcgggggctccgccgcggcggcggctcccggcggcaaATCTGGTGGtgccgcaggcggcggcggcggcggcggaggaagCGGTTACTCGGGCGGTTCCTCGGcctcctcggcggcggcggcagcggcggcggcgctgccccccgTGAAGAAGCCGAAGATGGAGCAGATCCAGGCCGACCACGAGCTCTTTCTTCAGGCCTTCGAGA aacCAACACAGATATACAGATTTCTACGTACCCGGAATCTAATAGCA ccaATATTTTTGCACAGAACTCTCACTTACATGTCCCACAGAAACTCCCGAACAAATATCAAAAG gaaaaCATTCAAAGTAGATGACATGTTATCAAAAGTAGAGAAAATGAAGGGAGAACAAGAATCTCACAG cttgtctgctcatttgcaacTTACATTTACTGGGTTCTTCCATAAAAATG ataAGCCATCACAAAACTCAGAGAATGAACAAAATTCTGTAACCCTGGAAGTACTGCTTGTGAAAGTTTGCCACAAGAAACGAAAG GATGTCAGTTGTCCGATAAGACAGGTTCCTACAGGTAAAAAGCAGGTGCCTTTAAACCCAGACCTCAGCCAAATAAAACCAGGCAACTTCCCATCACTTGCAGTTTCCAGCAATGAGTTTGAACCAAGCAACAGCCATATGGTGAAGTCTTACTCATTGTTATTCAGAGTAACTCGCCCAGGAAGAAGAGAGTTTAATGGACTGATCAATGGCGAAACTAATGAAAACATTG ATGTCAATGAGGAGCTTCCagctagaagaaaaagaaactcgTCAAATCGTGAAGATGGGGAAAAGACATTTGTAGCACAAATGACTGTATTTGATAAAAACAG GCGCTTGCAACTTCTGGATGGGGAATACGAAGTGGCCATGCAGGAAATGGAAGAGTGTCCCATTAGCAAGAAAAGAGCAACATGGGAAACAATACTTGATGGGAAG AGGCTGCCTCcatttgaaacattttctcaGGGACCTACACTTCAGTTTACTCTTCGTTGGACAGGAGACACAAATGATAAGTCTACAGCTCCTATAGCTAAGCCTCTTGCAACACGAAATTCTGAAAGCCTCCCTCAAGAAAACAAGCCCAATTCTGTTAAACCTACTCAGACTATAG ctgtgaaagAATCCTTGCCGACAGACCTtcaaacaagaaaagagagagatgttttaAATGAACCTCGACAAAAGTTGCGAATATTTTACCAG TTCCTTTATAACAACAACACGAGACAGCAGACTGAAGCCCGAGATGACTTGCATTGCCCGTGGTGCACACTGAACTGTCGGAAACTGTATAGTTTACTCAAACATCTTAAACTTTGCCACAGCAGATTTATCTTTAATTATGTT TATCATCCAAAAGGTGCTAGGATAGACGTATCTATCAATGAGTGCTATGATGGCTCCTATGCAGGAAATCCCCAGGATATCCATCGTCAACCTGGATTTGCCTTCAGTCGCAATGGACCAGTCAAAAGAACTCCTATCACACACATACTTGTTTGCAG gCCGAAGCGTACGAAAGCAAGTATGTCAGAATTTCTTGAATCTGAAGATGGAGAAGTAGAACAGCAGCGAACATACAGCAGCGGGCACAATCGGCTATATTTCCACAGCGACACATGTTTACCTCTCCGTCCTCAAGAAATGGAAGTAGACAGTGAGGATGAAAAGGACCCTGAATGGCTACGGGAGAAAACCATTACT CAAATTGAAGAATTTTCTGATGTTAAcgaaggagagaaagaagtgaTGAAATTATGGAATCTTCATGTTATGAAGCACGG GTTTATTGCTGACAATCAAATGAATCATGCCTGTATGCTGTTTGTTGAAAATTACggacaaaaaataattaagaagaaCTTGTGTCGAAACTTTATGCTACATCTGGTCAGCATGCATGACTTTAACCTCATCAGCATAATGTCAATAGACAAAGCTGTTGCCAGGCTCCGAGAGATGCAGCAGAAATTAGAGAAAGGAGAATCAGCCTCCCCAACGGATGAGGAATCTTCTGAGGAACAAAGTGGGACAACAAATGGATATAGTGAAAATAATATGAGAGAGAGAATTTCAGAAATGGATAGCATCTCAGGTGTcacaaaacagagcaagaaacaAAAGCTCTGA